A genomic segment from Lignipirellula cremea encodes:
- a CDS encoding sulfatase-like hydrolase/transferase: MLERIQTAVSLFAAAFIAFGLTHPGLACDGAVVSLSPPNVILIMADDLGYGDLSCFGGDTIDTPVLDRIASEGVRLTDFHARCTVCTPSRMALLTGAYPARVGWSGGVLGYGVKTVNGLAPEALTIAEVFRSAGYATALCGKWHLGDAPTMLPMNQGFDSAYYITMSNNQTKKLYRNGELIEDRFDNRRLTEQFTAEAIKFIQAERNQPFFLYLPYTAPHFPAQAHPDWKGQSKLIDYGQVVAELDSRIGRILKTLQDRRLDQQTLVIFTSDNGPEPGQKKWARSTPYRGLKWSSLDGGNRVACIVRWPGVIPAGQVRDEIIASIDILPTLAVR, encoded by the coding sequence ATGTTAGAACGAATTCAAACCGCCGTATCTTTGTTCGCCGCCGCGTTCATCGCGTTCGGCTTGACGCATCCCGGACTCGCCTGCGACGGCGCTGTCGTTTCGCTCTCGCCGCCCAACGTGATCTTGATCATGGCGGACGACCTGGGCTACGGCGATCTCTCCTGCTTCGGCGGCGACACCATCGATACTCCCGTGCTGGACAGAATTGCGAGCGAAGGCGTGCGGCTAACCGATTTCCATGCGAGGTGCACCGTGTGTACGCCGTCGAGGATGGCGTTGCTGACCGGCGCGTACCCAGCGCGTGTCGGCTGGAGCGGAGGCGTGCTCGGATATGGCGTCAAGACCGTCAACGGGCTCGCGCCGGAGGCTTTGACCATCGCTGAAGTCTTCCGCTCCGCGGGATACGCAACGGCCCTGTGCGGCAAGTGGCACCTGGGCGACGCGCCCACAATGTTGCCGATGAATCAAGGATTCGATTCGGCCTACTACATCACGATGAGCAACAACCAAACCAAAAAGTTGTATCGCAACGGCGAATTGATCGAAGATCGCTTCGACAATCGTCGGCTGACAGAGCAATTTACCGCCGAGGCGATCAAGTTTATTCAAGCCGAACGCAATCAGCCGTTCTTTCTCTACCTGCCTTACACGGCGCCGCACTTTCCCGCGCAAGCCCATCCCGACTGGAAAGGCCAATCAAAGCTCATCGACTACGGCCAGGTGGTGGCGGAACTGGATAGCCGCATCGGGCGCATCCTGAAAACGCTGCAGGATCGCCGCCTCGACCAGCAGACCCTGGTCATCTTCACATCAGACAACGGCCCCGAACCCGGCCAGAAAAAATGGGCGCGCTCGACGCCGTACCGAGGGCTAAAATGGAGTTCGCTCGATGGTGGTAACCGCGTCGCTTGCATCGTTCGCTGGCCAGGAGTCATTCCGGCCGGTCAAGTCCGTGACGAGATCATCGCGTCGATCGACATTCTGCCCACGCTTGCCGTACGGTAA
- a CDS encoding DUF1501 domain-containing protein, whose amino-acid sequence MLSFYTDGRQATCQGLSRRRFLQVGTLGIGGLTLSQLLAAQAQAGEGKSLLKEKSVVILNLQGGPSQFETFDPKMTAPRETRTMFGDTKTRLPGVNFGSHFPQLAALADKMAIVRCFRHGISSHEPAANHVMAGGNPSKGNMASVFARIAGASSPRTGIPHSAIITPPSVGEEFAGLGQRFDDFITETGSLSSSLKPFDPSDGIEIVENMKLRISEKRLGDRRNLLTQLDHFKRRFEQTSALGGAERFEQQAFEVIAGGMSDAFDIRKEDPRLVARYDTSMYTVPDSLRKKRRYAKEAPPISLGKQLLLARRLVEADCRFVTVTSAGWDMHGNRNNFNMQEGMNLLAPAVDKAASAFIQDLEDRGLSERVLLVILGEFGRTPLIADGGGRGHWGDLCPLIFVGGGLPMGQVIGRSDRSGSQPEGQVVTPANVFATIMGELFDLAELRITPGVPTDIVNYMTSSEPIPQLVRR is encoded by the coding sequence ATGCTCTCATTTTACACCGATGGTCGTCAGGCCACCTGTCAAGGCCTTAGTCGCCGGCGGTTTCTGCAGGTCGGCACGCTGGGGATTGGTGGATTGACCCTTTCTCAATTGCTCGCCGCGCAGGCGCAGGCCGGCGAGGGAAAGTCGCTCCTGAAAGAGAAGTCGGTCGTCATTCTGAATTTGCAAGGCGGTCCCTCGCAATTCGAGACCTTCGACCCGAAGATGACGGCGCCGCGAGAGACGCGGACCATGTTCGGCGACACAAAGACCCGGCTGCCAGGCGTTAATTTCGGCAGCCACTTTCCGCAGCTCGCCGCGCTGGCCGATAAAATGGCGATCGTCCGCTGCTTTCGCCATGGCATCAGCAGCCACGAACCCGCGGCCAATCATGTGATGGCCGGCGGCAATCCGAGCAAAGGAAACATGGCGTCGGTCTTTGCGCGGATCGCTGGCGCCAGTAGCCCGCGGACCGGAATTCCCCACTCGGCGATTATTACCCCGCCTTCGGTCGGGGAAGAGTTCGCCGGTCTGGGGCAGCGGTTCGATGATTTCATTACCGAAACGGGCTCGCTTTCCTCCTCGCTCAAGCCGTTTGATCCCAGCGACGGGATCGAGATTGTCGAGAACATGAAGCTGCGGATTTCGGAGAAGCGGTTGGGCGATCGTCGCAACTTGCTGACGCAGCTGGATCATTTCAAACGCCGCTTCGAACAGACCAGCGCCCTGGGCGGGGCGGAGCGTTTCGAACAACAGGCATTCGAGGTTATCGCCGGCGGGATGAGTGACGCCTTTGATATTCGCAAAGAAGACCCCAGGCTGGTCGCTCGCTACGATACCAGCATGTACACGGTGCCGGATTCGCTGCGGAAGAAGCGTCGGTACGCCAAGGAGGCGCCGCCGATTTCTCTCGGCAAGCAGCTGCTGCTGGCCCGTCGCCTGGTCGAGGCCGACTGCCGCTTTGTAACGGTGACCAGCGCCGGCTGGGACATGCACGGCAACAGAAACAATTTCAATATGCAGGAAGGGATGAACCTGCTGGCCCCGGCTGTAGACAAGGCGGCGAGCGCTTTCATTCAAGACCTGGAAGATCGTGGTCTGAGCGAGCGCGTGCTGCTGGTCATCCTGGGCGAATTTGGCCGCACTCCGCTGATCGCCGACGGGGGCGGCCGCGGCCATTGGGGCGATCTTTGCCCGCTGATCTTCGTCGGCGGGGGCTTGCCGATGGGACAAGTGATTGGGCGATCCGATCGTTCCGGCTCGCAACCCGAAGGCCAGGTGGTTACGCCGGCCAACGTTTTCGCCACCATCATGGGCGAGCTGTTTGACCTGGCGGAACTTCGCATCACGCCGGGCGTTCCCACCGATATTGTCAACTATATGACTTCCAGCGAACCAATCCCGCAACTGGTCCGGCGGTAA
- a CDS encoding integrase core domain-containing protein, protein MSFVLQPWQLLFAILSGWIHHRQQQIIEFQNDQIQSLLKQMGKKRISLTDDQRRILAVKGKALGRNTLRELTTIVTPDTILRWHRELVAKKWDHSEKRKSVGRPRIRQLIVDLILRFAQENPSWGYDRIQGALANVGYHISDTTVGNVLKQHGIEPAPDRQRQTTWTTFLKAHWDVLAAIDFTTIEVWTKVGLVTYYLLFVIELKTRRVHLAGCTPHPDEPWMTQIARNLTDYEGFLLGKRYLLMDRDTKFSLAFRHILKREGVEPLLLPPRSPNLNAFIERFMRSLKSEALSRMIFFGENSLRRAVSSFLEHYHGERNHQGLENKRIQPADEVGQIAGKIECQERLGGLLKYQRKAA, encoded by the coding sequence ATGAGCTTCGTACTTCAACCTTGGCAGTTGCTGTTCGCCATCCTCTCGGGTTGGATTCATCACCGGCAGCAACAGATCATCGAGTTCCAGAACGATCAGATCCAGTCCCTGCTCAAACAGATGGGCAAGAAACGCATCAGCTTGACCGACGACCAACGGCGGATTTTGGCCGTCAAAGGCAAGGCGCTGGGACGCAATACGTTGCGGGAGTTGACCACGATCGTGACACCCGACACGATTCTCCGCTGGCATCGCGAACTGGTGGCGAAGAAGTGGGACCACAGCGAGAAACGCAAATCTGTCGGCAGACCGCGGATCCGCCAACTGATCGTGGATCTGATCCTGCGGTTCGCCCAGGAAAACCCTTCGTGGGGCTACGACCGAATCCAGGGCGCACTGGCCAATGTCGGCTACCACATCTCGGACACGACGGTGGGCAACGTCCTCAAGCAACACGGCATCGAACCGGCTCCTGATCGACAGCGTCAGACAACTTGGACCACGTTTCTCAAGGCCCATTGGGATGTTTTGGCCGCAATCGACTTTACCACCATCGAAGTCTGGACCAAGGTCGGATTGGTCACCTATTACTTGCTGTTCGTGATCGAACTCAAGACGCGCCGCGTTCACTTGGCCGGCTGCACTCCCCATCCTGATGAGCCGTGGATGACGCAGATCGCCAGAAACCTGACCGACTACGAGGGCTTTCTGCTCGGCAAGCGTTACCTGCTCATGGACCGCGACACGAAATTCTCTCTAGCCTTCCGCCACATTCTGAAAAGAGAGGGCGTCGAGCCACTGCTGCTGCCCCCGCGCAGCCCCAATTTGAACGCTTTCATCGAGCGGTTCATGAGGAGCCTCAAATCCGAAGCGCTCTCGCGCATGATCTTCTTCGGTGAGAACTCGCTGCGCCGCGCTGTTTCGTCTTTCCTTGAGCACTACCACGGCGAGCGAAACCACCAAGGACTGGAAAATAAACGGATCCAGCCCGCTGATGAAGTCGGTCAAATTGCCGGCAAAATCGAGTGCCAAGAGCGGCTGGGTGGACTGCTGAAGTACCAGCGAAAAGCAGCGTGA
- a CDS encoding Gfo/Idh/MocA family protein, which translates to MTHNFPSITRRSVLKASVGLAAASLCPGTVRRALGFESANERPRIGVIGCGVRWDKRVFAADGRYGVGKEFPKFGDIVSVCDVDANRLGRAKDIVQGWLGKVPDSGSDYRKIIDDSQVDVVHISTPDHWHAKIAIEAMRAGKDVYCEKPMTLTIDEGRLLCEACRKTGAVMQVGTQQRSASQFVKAIAMIRDGRLGRLVRVQCGIGGAPVSPEIPVATPPKNFDWDRWLGPAPWVDYRFKGGAPNIIQSWSRTHYEFRWWYEYSGGKLTDWGAHHVDIATWGMDKTDTGPLSVDPVMVEHPVDFQDGYPKVENAYNTATKFNIKAVYQDGVELILRHDTDNGILFEGTEGRIFVNRGKLVGKPVEDLASNPLPEGALETVYKGRELTDHVANFFAAVASRQEPISDVFSHHRALTTCHLAGIAARVGRKIRWDPEKEQVIGDPLAQSLVAREKRQRFEIEM; encoded by the coding sequence ATGACCCACAACTTCCCTTCGATCACCCGTCGCAGCGTGCTCAAGGCATCGGTTGGGCTCGCTGCTGCTTCGCTTTGTCCGGGAACAGTGCGTCGCGCCCTGGGGTTCGAAAGCGCCAATGAACGCCCACGAATCGGCGTGATCGGCTGCGGTGTTCGCTGGGACAAACGGGTGTTTGCTGCAGACGGCCGCTACGGAGTCGGCAAGGAATTTCCGAAGTTCGGCGACATTGTCTCGGTCTGCGATGTCGATGCAAATCGGCTTGGGCGCGCCAAAGATATCGTTCAAGGTTGGCTCGGCAAAGTTCCCGACAGCGGGAGCGACTATCGAAAAATCATTGACGATTCGCAGGTCGATGTCGTCCACATCAGCACGCCAGATCATTGGCACGCCAAGATCGCGATCGAGGCGATGCGGGCAGGTAAGGACGTCTACTGCGAAAAGCCCATGACGCTGACGATTGACGAAGGCCGATTGCTTTGCGAAGCGTGCAGGAAGACCGGCGCGGTGATGCAGGTCGGCACGCAACAACGTAGTGCGTCGCAGTTCGTCAAGGCGATCGCCATGATTCGGGACGGTCGACTGGGCAGGCTCGTTCGCGTGCAATGCGGGATCGGCGGGGCTCCGGTCAGCCCGGAGATCCCCGTTGCAACTCCGCCCAAAAACTTCGACTGGGACCGCTGGCTCGGCCCGGCGCCGTGGGTCGATTATCGCTTCAAGGGAGGCGCTCCGAACATCATCCAATCCTGGTCGCGCACCCATTACGAGTTCCGCTGGTGGTACGAATATTCCGGCGGCAAGTTGACGGACTGGGGCGCCCATCACGTCGATATCGCCACGTGGGGCATGGATAAGACAGACACCGGCCCTCTCTCCGTCGATCCGGTCATGGTCGAGCACCCGGTTGACTTCCAGGACGGTTATCCCAAGGTCGAAAACGCGTATAACACGGCCACAAAATTCAATATCAAGGCAGTCTACCAGGATGGGGTGGAACTCATCCTGCGCCACGACACCGACAATGGCATCCTGTTTGAGGGAACCGAAGGAAGGATTTTCGTCAATCGCGGTAAATTGGTCGGCAAGCCAGTCGAGGATCTAGCGTCGAACCCGTTGCCCGAAGGGGCCTTGGAAACCGTCTACAAAGGTCGAGAACTGACGGACCACGTCGCCAATTTCTTTGCTGCGGTTGCAAGTCGCCAAGAGCCGATCTCTGATGTCTTCAGCCATCACCGCGCCCTGACGACTTGCCATCTGGCCGGCATCGCGGCCCGAGTCGGTCGCAAGATTCGCTGGGATCCGGAAAAGGAACAGGTCATCGGCGACCCGTTGGCCCAATCGCTGGTTGCGCGTGAGAAACGTCAACGCTTTGAAATTGAGATGTAA